The sequence gtttcattggtaattatcgaaacccctatgataatcacattttaccaattttttggcccccacaagtctgataatgtgtgttaaatgcaaaacatgaaaaatatacattctttaatgatcctaaggagaaaaaaccccaaacgttCTGAAaatgttctcaaattggcacaaaaatttgattaccatagggccttcagtaattaccgatgaaatctactataatcaatttgtagttgctgaaaaaattaccgtaggtttaaTCGGTAACTaacgaaacccctatggttatcacatttaaccaattttttaaCTCCCACaaatcccctaatgtgtgttaaatgcaacaacatgtaaaacatacattcttcaatgatcctaaagagaaaaaatctcaaaagttctgaaaaagttctcaaattggcaaaataatttgattactgtagggcctttggtaattactaacgaaacctacggtaatcaatttctagttgctgaaaaaattacattaggtttcatcggtaattaccgaaacccttatggttatcacattttatgaattttttggcccccataagtctcctaatgtgtgttaaatgcaacaacatacaAAATGTACAttattcaatgatcctaaggagaaaaaaccctgaaagttctaaaaaagttctcaaattgacataaaaatttgattaccgtagggttTTCGGtgattaccgatgaaacctacagtaatcaatttgtagttgctggaaaaatttccttaggtttcatcggtaattatcaaaTCCCCTATAattatcacattttatcaattttttagccccccacaagtcccctaatgtgtgttaaaagcaacaacatgcaaaatatacatttttcaatgattctaagaagaaaaaaccccaaaagttcagaaaaattctcaaattggcccaaaaaatttattaccgttaggtcttcggtaattatcgatgcaaTCTACGGTAATTAATTTGTCCTTGctaaaaaattaccataggtttcatcggtaattaccgaaatcctATGGTAACACCAAGCCATCACAcccaaacacaaaattaatctACAAATTCTCTAATAACCAAAACTCCAAAAAAAgttcaagaaattcaaataatttagaTCCATTTCACTAAAAACACCATACTAAAACCCATATTCCATTTTCATAAGAAAATGCAGAATTAACGAGAAAAAAACATCGTTTTCTCCATAagaacggaaaaaaaaaaagagtaaaagggAAGTACTTGACCAACAATGGCAGCTAGAGGAAATACTGTCTTCCATAAGGAGTAACATATGGGTTCTTCTCTGCAGCTAGTATGGCTCCATTGCCATTGCCAGAGCCAGCAGAAGCAGTAACATTTGCAAAAGCACGAACATGAAGGTCGTGCAAATGAAGGCGTTTGGagttgaaagaagaagaagaagcaaaagaggGAGAGAAGAGACATACAGgtcttttaaaagttttttaaaggCATAATGGATATTAAAAGGCCAAGCAAAAAAGTTCACAATTTGATAGGTAAATATCTTCAAAGCTCCTTCCCCTTTTCATTGAGCAAGACCTTTCCAAATCAAGTCCCATCAAATTGAACTATCTTACATTTAGCAAAACATGATTGGATATGACTTCAATTAGTCCAGTCAAGTTCCCCATTTCAAGCAGGCCCTAAACCACAAAATAAAATCCCATCCAAtgaaaaaaaaccaaccaaagTTGAATTTGTCTCCCAAATCCAGCCGTAAACCACCACTGATTATCACCATCTAATCTTGATCTCCCATCACCCATTTTCCAACTTAAAAAATTCTGAAATAGGCCAACTGACATGGTTGGATATATAATGAGTGGTCAAGTTTTAATCCCTAGTTTAATATTAGAGATTTAAATATAGATTTATTTCAAACTATAAATTTAATTCTTAGACTTGATATCATGATAAAATCATTTAGAATACATCTCGAGCTCCTGAGGACCAATTAGATCTGGGTGAAAACCGCTCTCCCCTGTAGTTCACAGAATTGGTTGGGATGATAGTTACAAGTGAACAATTGCTTTTGGCCcccattaataaaataataataataataataataataataattattattattattattattattattatttgatattaaggaATGGGGAGAttcaaacttcttctttttggcAAAGAGAAAATTTCTATTAAGAATCAAAATCAGTACCCTTATCAGCTTCAATGAAAGGAGAAAGCCTATTCGGTTCCTCTTCcatccaacaacaaaaaaagtTGAAGCATATTGAGCAAGCCCATAAGCTACTTTGTTTGTTTTCCTACTAGCataagaacacctaaaactaCCATTAATAGCCAACAAAACTTAAATGTCCTCGACTAAAAAGTAATCAAGGCCCCAAAAAAAAGCCATCATCATGAAGCATTTGTACTACACTTTGGGAATCAAAGACAATTTCACCAGCAGAAAAATCAGATTGCATACTATTTTGTCCCCATATAgacaaacaaattattaaatagtGGTATCATTTCAAACATTCAATGATCAAAgagattattatatatatatatatatatatatatgtagtcttGTCTTAATTGGCAAATGTGCATAGATATTTCATTTCGTTGTTTGGTTGgaaatattgttattaataataataatattatatctattcccttcttttttttaccCCTCCTATTTGTTTTCAGTGAGATCTCTCAAAAACTAGcataaatattgttaattataatgttttaatatttaataaagcaCATGCTAAGAAGTTTGAATAAAGTGGTTTgccattttctatattttggacGACATGACAAGTATTCATGTGAGATTATTATATAATCTTGAAAGCAACCcgcaaacccaaaaaaaaaaaaatatgaaaaaaaacttgaaagcaattatattgttaattaattaaacttatatatatgtatatatatattagggttATGCAcacttgaaatttgaaatttgagacGAGAAAATAGTGCCTTTGCCACTTGGCTATTCCATATtggagataaaaaattattaaacttggaaataaaatttgctacatatataacattaataatgattctataataacattaataatgattctataataacaatatataagtCATTTCGCCATGATCtggttgtttttctttctatttttactcAACTTTCATGTAACAAGCAGGATATAATTAGTGATTTACCAaaagtagtaaaaaaaaaattacatcacaTACATCCAAATAATAGAGACATGAAGTGAAAGCATATGCAAGACTCATCCAACAAGGCATGTGATATGCATGGAGGGTTCAAGTGGCTACaagtggtgttttaggtgtgGAATTCTTTGGctataaattaattacaaactCTAGGACTTATctccaaatacataaaaatcAATTCCTGGTCTTTTCCTACTATATACTTTTCCATGgcaatatcatcatcattaccATGCTTAGCATTTCATGTGAAACGTTGTAAACCAGAACTAGTTGTCCCCTCAAAACCAACGCCTTATGAAGTAAAGTACCTCTCGGACATTGATGACCAAGAGGGCTTAAGATTTCAAGTTCCACTTCTATGGTTTTAcaagaataataacaacagaAATAATGCTACTCCTTCAATGGAATTGGGAAAAGACCCTGTTAAGGTTATTAGGGAAGGACTTGGTGAGGCACTGGTTTATTACTATCCACTTGCCGGTAGACTTATGGAAGGTTATAATAGGAAGCTTATAGTGGAATGCAACGGCAAAGGGGTTTTGTTCATTGAGGCTGATGCTGATATTAGCCTTGACCAATTGGGTGATAGAATTCAACCTCCATGTTCATTTCTTGATGAGTTTCTTTGTAATGTTTCAGGATCTGAGGGTATTCTTGGTAGTCCATTGTTTTTAATTCAGGTGGTCAATATAGTAaacaattctttaattttttcaatattatataagtgccttttttttttggattgagAATTATAAGAGATTAGTAAATTACTTTTTGCAGGTGACTCGTTTGGCATGTGGAGGTTTTGTTTTGGCGTTGCGGTTTAACCACACAATATGCGATGCATTTGGAGTGTTTCAGTTCTTGAAAACAATAGCAGAGATGGCAAATGGAGCAGAGGAGCCTTCTATTCCACCAGTATGGCAGAGGGAGCTCTTATCTGCTCGAAACCCACCTCGAGTTACTTGCATACACCATGAATTTCAACAAGCAATGACTGGTAAGGTGAACTTGGACCAAACCAATCTGGTCCAACGCTCTTTCTTCTTTGGTCCTAAACAAATGATGGCCATCCGAGCTCATCTTCCTCCAAAACTTGGCTCTTTTTCCCGGTATGAGTTACTAACAGCTTGTCTATGGAGATGTCGAACACTTGCGCTGAAACTTGACCCACAAGACGTTGTTCGAGTTTCATGCTTAGTGACTGCTAGAGGCAGGAACCGCGGTCCAAATCTGCCTTTAGGGTACTATGGCAATGCATTTGCATATCCAGCTGCAGTTTCAAAAGCCGGAGTTTTATGCAAAAACTCGTTGGGATATGCAGCGGAGTTGGTGAAGAAAGCAAAAGCCGAAATGAGTCAAGAGTACATAAGATCCGTAGCAGATCTTATGGTCATCAAAGGAAGACCACCTTATATAGAAAAAGGGAATTTTCTTGTTAGTGATATGACAAACGCTCGGTTAGGAGATGTGGATTTTGGTTGGGGTTTGCCTGAATATGCTGGACCTGCCATGGCTTTCCCTCGGATTAGCTTCTATGTGAAGTATAGAAACAAACGTGAAGATGGGATTTTGGTACCAATTTGCTTGCCTTTTTTGGccatggaaaggtttcaaaaaGAGCTTATGGCAATGACTCAAGAGGAAAAACCTAAAGCCATTAAAATTACATCCACACTTTAATAAGACAAAAAATGAGCTTCTTTAATATTGCAGAGATAATTTTCAAAGGGTCTGGGTCATATGTAAAAAACTTTGCttgtttgtttatatatatatatatatatattaataatttagatGTTTGCTAATCAGTGCTAGCAAGCTTCTTCATAGATATAAGAAATAACTAggtattgttttattttgtttttctctgtattaaaaatataaattatggtATAATAAACCATGCAATGTTTAGCAAAATATTGTTATGTCTTCTGCCAAAATTTTTTCCTGCCTTGGAGGACAATATAGGAAAGTGATGTATACCCCAAAAATAGAAGCcgagtaaaaaaaaaactatatacgaACAAAAAACACGGAGAAGGCGAATTAGTTTTGTTTGTTGAGtgtgatgaatggaaaagaaATTGTCAAAGCAATTAACAATTTACTTTTTCGAGAGAAacagtaattaataatttgaaggTGCACTTGGTAAGGCACTGGTGATTTACTACCCGTTTACTGGCAGACTTATAGAAGGTAATAACAGGAAGCTTATTGTGGATTGCAATGGCAAAGGGCTTTTGTTCATTGAAGCCGATGCTGATTTTAGTCTTCACAAATTGGGTGATAGAATTCTAAATCCATGTCCATTCCTGGATGAAGTTCTATATAATGTTTTAAGATCTGATGATATTATTGGTTGTCCGTTGTTAATTCAGGTcagttgttttttttcctttttctttttcctttttttttttaaactgatATTCTCTCATATGCACAAATAGAAAGTAAGTTCTATAATTCTACCAAAAAGAATaagtttatgtatatatagcaGTTTGCCTTAAAATGTAGGCTTGCCTTTGATATCAAAGGCGCGCGTATAACCCATTAGTTGTATTCGGTGGATTGCAGGTGTTTAAATCATGCAATCGACTGTTATAATCTATCAAAATCTGTGGTTACAGGTAATTAATTAACAAGGCATGCATTTGATTGCTTGCATTTTATAGTAAAACTGTATATAAATTTCCTACAACATATTATATGATGTCGAAATCCACACCAAATTTTATTAGTGCATTCTAATAAGAAACTAGttatatgtatacatgaaaAAGTATAACTATATGATTAATCCGTATGTGcaataaaattatgtaatgtGAAAGATACAAAAGGTAtacatatttttgcaatttttaaaaatacaaaggtATTTATGTAAAACTCGGCAAAgcaaagagttttttttttttaaataatttttctttttctttttattataataatattattattattattattattattattattttgtaaatctttatatttttattatatagttcCATATGGTGTGGGCTTATTTATCTACTCCTCGTTGTACTAAAATAGCTTATTTGACTAacttattagaaaattaaattgaaggacaacaacaaaagaaaaatatcaattCTTCATATTACACATTTCTCTTCCccatcatatattttataatttcaacatcattcaattaaaaatgaatACATTTCAGATTATTAATGTTGCAAATTAAACTATAGATACGGTTGGCCAATCTAAAAATGATCTTTTCAAAtcacttacatatatatataattttttatgaagtGAATGTCCACAAGTTTTAACTTGCAGTTTGCGCATATCCACATATAGGTGATGgttttttgaatataattatatattgaagactattttttcaaaaattattggtttaaaaatatatctgCAAATTAAAAACATGTGAATATCCACATCACAaaaaaactacatatatatatatatatttatatatttgagctCTGTTTTTGTTACCTTTCTGCATTATCTTTATTTACATTCTGACTGAGAATAAATCTGTTAACTTCTTTATTCAAAACTCAAAATCAACACGcaattttttttaggaaaataaGCAAACTAAGGAACtgaaacttatttttttaatctccaTTGATTTGATAAATAAGATTTGAAAGACAATATATTGCAGGTGACACATCTGGTATGTGGAGGTTTCATTTTGGCATCACGATTTAGTCACACAATATGCGATTTATTTGTGATCTTCCAACTCATGAACACATTAGAAGAGATAGCAAAAGGAGCACAGCAAAACCTTTGTTCCTTCTGTGTGGCAAAGGGCGCACTTGTTTGCTAGAAACACACCAAGAATAACTTGTACACATTATGTGTACTAACAACAACCTTTATCAACTGGTCA comes from Ziziphus jujuba cultivar Dongzao chromosome 6, ASM3175591v1 and encodes:
- the LOC107431319 gene encoding alcohol acyl transferase 1 allele GSa-like translates to MAISSSLPCLAFHVKRCKPELVVPSKPTPYEVKYLSDIDDQEGLRFQVPLLWFYKNNNNRNNATPSMELGKDPVKVIREGLGEALVYYYPLAGRLMEGYNRKLIVECNGKGVLFIEADADISLDQLGDRIQPPCSFLDEFLCNVSGSEGILGSPLFLIQVTRLACGGFVLALRFNHTICDAFGVFQFLKTIAEMANGAEEPSIPPVWQRELLSARNPPRVTCIHHEFQQAMTGKVNLDQTNLVQRSFFFGPKQMMAIRAHLPPKLGSFSRYELLTACLWRCRTLALKLDPQDVVRVSCLVTARGRNRGPNLPLGYYGNAFAYPAAVSKAGVLCKNSLGYAAELVKKAKAEMSQEYIRSVADLMVIKGRPPYIEKGNFLVSDMTNARLGDVDFGWGLPEYAGPAMAFPRISFYVKYRNKREDGILVPICLPFLAMERFQKELMAMTQEEKPKAIKITSTL